The Chaetodon trifascialis isolate fChaTrf1 chromosome 16, fChaTrf1.hap1, whole genome shotgun sequence genome includes a region encoding these proteins:
- the LOC139345087 gene encoding sushi, von Willebrand factor type A, EGF and pentraxin domain-containing protein 1 isoform X1, with the protein MGTVALYPLLLLFGSFQRAISQFPGWTGEVDVSGETEWIPQPDFIDDIYWSGVAPLCLGGCKARHQELRRDRCGDSSCCWLGYKSLCRVNCGRPDVDYNGVVYGNDWWVGSVVRYTCRSGFMLVGSPTRSCQPDGLWTPKPLCLRMCQRGRIEISERELNGTCNSTCAYKSYFGPPKQGCTRIDNCRKKETGWKRFFSQCVPCICDCALSCGESPPNHTVRPE; encoded by the exons ATGGGCACTGTGGCGTTAtatccactgctgctgctgtttgggtCCTTCCAAAGAGCCATTTCTCAGTTTCCTGGATGGACTGGAGAGGTGGACGTTAGTG GTGAGACAGAATGGATTCCACAACCGGATTTCATAGACGACATCTATTGGTCTGGGGTAGCACCGCTTTGTTTAGGAGGCTGTAAGGCGCGGCAccaggagctgaggagagatCGCTGTGGAGACtcgagctgctgctggctcgGCTACAAGTCCCTGTGTAGAG TGAACTGTGGGAGGCCAGATGTGGACTATAATGGAGTAGTGTACGGTAACGACTGGTGGGTGGGCTCTGTGGTGAGGTACACCTGTCGCTCTGGCTTCATGCTGGTGGGAAGTCCTACCAGGTCTTGCCAGCCTGATGGCCTCTGGACCCCGAAACCTCTCTGCCTCC GAATGTGTCAGCGGGGACGCATTGAGATCAGTGAGAGGGAGCTCAATGGGACATGCAACTCCACCTGCGCATATAAGAGCTACTTCGGCCCACCCAAACAAGGCTGCACTCGGATAGACAACTGCAGGAAGAAGGAGACCGGCTGGAAGCGCTTCTTTTCACAGTGTGTCCCTTGCATTTGTGACTGCGCTTTATCATGTGGTGAGTCGCCTCCAAACCACACTGTCAGGCCCGAATGA
- the LOC139345087 gene encoding sushi, von Willebrand factor type A, EGF and pentraxin domain-containing protein 1 isoform X2, whose protein sequence is MGTVALYPLLLLFGSFQRAISQFPGWTGEVDVSGETEWIPQPDFIDDIYWSGVAPLCLGGCKARHQELRRDRCGDSSCCWLGYKSLCRVNCGRPDVDYNGVVYGNDWWVGSVVRYTCRSGFMLVGSPTRSCQPDGLWTPKPLCLRMCQRGRIEISERELNGTCNSTCAYKSYFGPPKQGCTRIDNCRKKETGWKRFFSQCVPCICDCALSCASTV, encoded by the exons ATGGGCACTGTGGCGTTAtatccactgctgctgctgtttgggtCCTTCCAAAGAGCCATTTCTCAGTTTCCTGGATGGACTGGAGAGGTGGACGTTAGTG GTGAGACAGAATGGATTCCACAACCGGATTTCATAGACGACATCTATTGGTCTGGGGTAGCACCGCTTTGTTTAGGAGGCTGTAAGGCGCGGCAccaggagctgaggagagatCGCTGTGGAGACtcgagctgctgctggctcgGCTACAAGTCCCTGTGTAGAG TGAACTGTGGGAGGCCAGATGTGGACTATAATGGAGTAGTGTACGGTAACGACTGGTGGGTGGGCTCTGTGGTGAGGTACACCTGTCGCTCTGGCTTCATGCTGGTGGGAAGTCCTACCAGGTCTTGCCAGCCTGATGGCCTCTGGACCCCGAAACCTCTCTGCCTCC GAATGTGTCAGCGGGGACGCATTGAGATCAGTGAGAGGGAGCTCAATGGGACATGCAACTCCACCTGCGCATATAAGAGCTACTTCGGCCCACCCAAACAAGGCTGCACTCGGATAGACAACTGCAGGAAGAAGGAGACCGGCTGGAAGCGCTTCTTTTCACAGTGTGTCCCTTGCATTTGTGACTGCGCTTTATCATGTG catctACAGTCTGA